Proteins from a single region of Thermococcus sp.:
- a CDS encoding phosphoribosylaminoimidazolesuccinocarboxamide synthase has protein sequence MRLIYSGKTKDVYEDGPYLIFHFKDTVLGRKGKEDSGGNEVVGEKTGKGSVVLKQTEFFFKLLEENGIKTHFVERIDERKARFLKAERIPLEVIYRELAYGSFLRRYRGWVRQFHPLGIVEFTLKDDFLDDPLIAEDAVVALGIASGEDIEKMKETTRKVAKILREFFSLKGLQLVDFKLEFGRLDGELLIIDELSGDTMRVAKDERFLTREELLEVIG, from the coding sequence TTGAGACTCATCTATTCGGGCAAGACCAAGGACGTCTACGAAGACGGTCCTTACCTCATTTTCCACTTCAAGGACACAGTCCTCGGCAGAAAAGGGAAAGAAGACAGCGGGGGCAACGAAGTCGTTGGCGAAAAGACCGGAAAGGGGAGCGTTGTTTTGAAGCAGACCGAGTTCTTCTTCAAGCTCCTCGAAGAGAACGGGATAAAGACGCACTTTGTCGAGAGGATTGACGAGAGAAAGGCGCGCTTCCTGAAGGCCGAAAGGATTCCGCTTGAGGTAATCTACCGCGAACTCGCCTACGGGAGCTTTCTGAGGAGATATAGAGGATGGGTAAGACAGTTCCATCCTTTGGGAATAGTCGAGTTCACACTCAAGGATGACTTCCTCGACGACCCGTTGATAGCTGAAGATGCAGTAGTCGCCCTCGGCATCGCGAGTGGGGAAGATATTGAAAAAATGAAGGAAACTACAAGGAAGGTGGCCAAAATCCTGCGGGAGTTCTTCTCCTTAAAGGGCCTTCAGCTTGTTGACTTCAAGCTCGAGTTCGGCAGGCTGGACGGTGAGCTTTTGATTATAGACGAGCTGAGCGGGGACACGATGCGCGTGGCAAAGGATGAAAGGTTTCTAACCAGGGAAGAACTGCTGGAGGTGATTGGATGA
- the thiC gene encoding phosphomethylpyrimidine synthase ThiC, with protein sequence MTQLEAAKRGEITEEMRFIAEREGISPEKLRRSVAKGHTVIFRNVRHDWVKPVAVGNVVRVKVNANIGTSRDIVDVKVEIEKAKTAVKYGADTIMDLSTGGDLDEIRRTIMHTVDVPIGTVPIYQAAEGMLAKGKAIIEMSEDDMWRAVERHFKDGVDYTTIHVGVTKEVVEKMKRTKRVVGMVSRGGTFLAAWILHWGEENPFYKNYDYLLELAKEYDVVLSLGDGLRPGGLPDAGDELQIAELYTLGRLVRKAREVGVQTMVEGPGHVPIDQIAAQVKLAKIATDNAPFYVLGPLVTDIFPGYDHITAAIGGAIAALNGADFLCYVTPAEHLGLPTVEHVREGIIAAKIAAHAVNLTRFEADFKKDYLMSLARGRLDWAKQFELSQDKERFIEIRRKRPTKTEACSMCGDLCAIKLINDMLQKR encoded by the coding sequence ATGACACAGCTTGAGGCCGCGAAGAGGGGAGAGATAACCGAGGAGATGAGATTTATAGCAGAAAGGGAAGGAATAAGCCCTGAAAAGCTCAGGAGGAGTGTGGCTAAAGGTCACACGGTCATCTTCAGAAACGTCCGCCACGACTGGGTGAAGCCGGTCGCGGTTGGCAACGTCGTTAGAGTTAAGGTGAACGCGAACATAGGGACATCCCGCGATATTGTTGACGTCAAGGTGGAGATAGAAAAGGCCAAGACGGCCGTCAAATACGGCGCTGACACGATAATGGACCTTTCAACCGGCGGGGACCTTGACGAGATAAGGAGAACCATAATGCACACCGTTGATGTGCCAATTGGAACGGTTCCAATCTATCAGGCCGCCGAGGGGATGCTGGCAAAGGGAAAGGCAATCATCGAGATGAGCGAGGACGATATGTGGAGGGCTGTTGAGAGGCACTTTAAAGATGGAGTTGACTACACGACGATTCACGTTGGGGTGACCAAGGAAGTCGTCGAGAAGATGAAGAGGACAAAGCGCGTTGTTGGCATGGTCTCGCGCGGTGGGACGTTTTTAGCGGCTTGGATACTCCACTGGGGCGAGGAAAATCCATTCTATAAAAACTACGACTATCTGCTCGAGCTGGCAAAGGAATACGACGTGGTTCTTAGTTTAGGCGACGGGTTGAGGCCCGGAGGACTTCCAGATGCCGGCGACGAGCTTCAAATAGCTGAACTGTACACCCTCGGAAGGCTCGTAAGAAAAGCCAGGGAAGTCGGAGTCCAGACGATGGTCGAGGGACCCGGGCATGTACCCATAGACCAGATAGCGGCCCAGGTGAAGCTGGCAAAGATAGCGACGGACAACGCGCCCTTCTACGTCCTCGGGCCTCTCGTTACGGACATCTTTCCCGGTTATGACCACATTACAGCCGCGATAGGAGGAGCAATAGCCGCTCTTAACGGTGCGGACTTCCTCTGTTACGTAACGCCGGCAGAGCACCTTGGACTGCCAACGGTGGAGCATGTTAGAGAAGGGATTATAGCGGCGAAGATAGCGGCGCATGCGGTAAATCTGACTCGTTTCGAGGCCGACTTTAAGAAGGACTACCTCATGAGCCTGGCCAGAGGAAGGCTCGACTGGGCGAAGCAGTTCGAGCTGAGCCAGGACAAAGAGAGGTTCATCGAGATAAGGAGGAAGAGACCGACAAAAACTGAGGCCTGCTCCATGTGCGGTGATTTGTGTGCGATAAAACTCATCAACGACATGCTGCAGAAGAGGTGA
- a CDS encoding N-6 DNA methylase: MDKIEALSRDLEELVTMEKIPLQEVDEIKSKLRSEDMREYLEAILERAKPEESLRQKFFYKGSPIMGFLGVKGSPEVKVGSGYVDLILRDSLGRKIIVEFKRLFELRRNKLARNELDWREYEEQIKRYVFSEEARFVVLTNLYEWYFFSSKTIVRGFAPFHYATFSDLVDDLKKYGSLYELLERKEHGIKKGELDEHFFDSLREWIKILDGVEFNASEREKMHLILHLINKFIFIQTLDDYGVIEFNWLYKKWASFHDRIQLAEKHKNKPEVAGKYYRAFIWKFLEEINDFFYPLYDTELFSDSLLEKVKDEPENWARFYSALATVLGFTPWQETGLKMGITQYDYSQIDEDILGKAYETYLAEERKEKGIYYTPKYITQFIVEETLGKRLAGLKEGIAKAIMENDFETAEKLSRELFDIRVVDLASGSGSFLIKVLRALWDVYSAVIESLREKENELVGKKTRNLSPLVQKKEILEGIARMRKLFPSDERILMSQMVLRHVFAVDLDENAVEVAKMNLWRELIKLNPKAFRWDSLGENEHVLPNLSLNLISGDSLMGFSDPSILEGREEIKKLLELWSQFIENPENLEVLEEIEKIKDYVRKELDEKYRELLKEKLGDKAEKLDHRFVHHPLEFFMAFFNPDGSVRGGFDFIVGNPPYVRIQNLKKESPEYVEFLNKFYESAHKNYDLAIPFIERGYSLLRENGELGFIVTKKWMKIDYGEELRKILAEEKAVRLIIDFGDEQVFKGATTYTMILVLRKAKNERLTYAKVEELRESIDQLRAIWKPEKWKEERLSVIEIPEEELSEKPWVFLTEKEREIVRKIYEGSVRLVELTSSIFQGLATSADKVYHLIYQGEEERYFVVLSNSTGKRYRLEKELLKPLASGENVRKFIVIPSTKLLLFPYEPDSSGTYHLIPEDTFKRKYPNIWKYLLENREILENRERGKMKGRADWYGYIYPKNLEKHVMEKMLVPRLVSDLRIAYDKEGRYYVDNVDVNEIILKDRRLYPLILGILNSSVLNYVFKQNSVEFASGYYSANK; the protein is encoded by the coding sequence GTGGATAAGATAGAGGCCCTTAGTAGAGATCTCGAAGAGCTCGTCACAATGGAGAAAATCCCGCTCCAGGAAGTTGATGAAATAAAGTCAAAGCTCAGGAGCGAGGATATGAGGGAGTACCTGGAGGCCATTCTTGAGAGGGCAAAACCTGAAGAAAGTCTGAGGCAGAAGTTCTTCTACAAGGGATCGCCGATAATGGGGTTTTTAGGTGTTAAGGGGTCTCCAGAGGTAAAAGTGGGTTCCGGATACGTTGATTTAATACTCAGGGATTCTCTCGGAAGGAAAATCATCGTCGAGTTCAAACGCCTCTTCGAACTTAGGAGAAACAAACTTGCAAGAAACGAACTGGACTGGAGAGAGTACGAGGAGCAGATAAAAAGGTACGTGTTCTCGGAGGAGGCAAGGTTTGTGGTTTTAACGAACCTTTATGAGTGGTACTTCTTCAGCTCAAAGACCATTGTGAGGGGCTTTGCTCCGTTCCACTATGCAACATTCTCCGACCTTGTGGACGACTTGAAGAAATATGGGAGCCTCTATGAGCTCCTCGAAAGGAAGGAGCATGGGATAAAGAAGGGCGAACTCGACGAGCACTTCTTTGATAGTCTGCGTGAGTGGATAAAAATCCTTGATGGGGTTGAGTTTAACGCCAGTGAGAGGGAAAAGATGCACCTTATCCTCCACCTAATTAACAAGTTCATCTTCATTCAGACCCTCGACGATTATGGTGTTATAGAGTTCAACTGGCTCTACAAGAAGTGGGCGAGCTTCCATGACAGGATTCAGCTGGCAGAAAAACACAAGAACAAACCTGAAGTCGCTGGGAAGTACTACCGGGCATTCATCTGGAAGTTCCTTGAGGAGATAAACGACTTCTTCTATCCCCTCTATGACACGGAGCTGTTCTCCGACAGTTTGCTGGAAAAAGTTAAGGACGAACCGGAGAACTGGGCGCGTTTTTACAGTGCACTCGCCACGGTCCTTGGTTTTACTCCTTGGCAGGAAACCGGGCTTAAGATGGGAATAACCCAGTACGACTACAGCCAGATAGACGAGGACATCCTCGGAAAGGCCTACGAGACCTACCTCGCGGAGGAGAGGAAGGAAAAAGGCATCTACTACACGCCAAAATACATCACCCAGTTCATAGTCGAGGAGACGCTTGGAAAAAGGCTCGCAGGGCTAAAGGAGGGCATAGCAAAGGCCATTATGGAGAACGACTTTGAAACTGCCGAGAAGCTCAGCAGGGAGCTCTTTGATATCCGGGTGGTTGACCTTGCCTCCGGCTCTGGCTCATTCCTGATAAAGGTTCTCAGAGCCTTATGGGACGTTTATTCGGCTGTAATTGAAAGCCTACGCGAGAAAGAGAACGAGCTAGTGGGCAAAAAGACCCGCAACTTGTCGCCACTCGTTCAGAAGAAGGAAATCTTAGAAGGCATTGCAAGGATGAGAAAGCTCTTCCCAAGCGACGAGAGAATTCTAATGTCCCAGATGGTCCTCAGGCACGTCTTTGCTGTTGATCTGGATGAGAACGCGGTTGAAGTCGCAAAGATGAACCTCTGGAGAGAGCTGATAAAGCTCAACCCCAAGGCCTTCCGCTGGGATTCCCTCGGTGAGAACGAGCACGTCCTTCCCAACCTGAGCCTTAATCTCATAAGCGGTGATTCCCTCATGGGCTTTTCTGATCCCAGTATTCTTGAGGGGAGGGAAGAGATTAAAAAGCTCCTTGAACTGTGGAGCCAGTTCATAGAGAATCCAGAGAACCTGGAAGTCCTTGAGGAGATCGAGAAAATAAAGGACTACGTCAGGAAAGAGCTCGATGAAAAATACCGTGAGCTGTTAAAAGAAAAGCTTGGGGATAAGGCAGAAAAGCTCGACCACCGCTTCGTTCACCACCCACTTGAGTTCTTCATGGCCTTCTTCAACCCGGACGGCTCTGTCAGGGGAGGCTTCGACTTCATAGTGGGGAATCCACCTTACGTGAGGATACAGAACCTCAAGAAGGAGAGCCCAGAGTACGTGGAGTTTCTGAACAAGTTTTATGAGAGCGCCCACAAGAACTACGACTTAGCTATTCCCTTCATCGAGCGCGGATATTCCCTTCTGCGGGAGAACGGCGAGCTCGGCTTCATCGTCACCAAGAAGTGGATGAAGATTGACTACGGCGAGGAGCTGAGGAAGATTCTTGCGGAGGAGAAAGCGGTCAGGCTGATAATTGATTTTGGCGATGAGCAGGTGTTCAAAGGTGCAACGACATACACGATGATACTCGTGCTGAGGAAAGCGAAAAACGAGAGGCTCACCTACGCGAAGGTCGAGGAGCTCAGGGAGAGCATTGACCAGCTGAGAGCAATCTGGAAGCCCGAAAAGTGGAAAGAGGAGAGGCTGAGCGTCATTGAGATTCCCGAGGAGGAGCTCTCGGAGAAGCCCTGGGTCTTCCTGACGGAGAAGGAAAGAGAGATAGTGCGGAAGATTTACGAGGGGAGCGTGAGGCTGGTAGAATTAACTTCTAGCATCTTCCAAGGATTAGCCACAAGTGCCGACAAAGTGTATCACCTCATTTATCAAGGGGAGGAGGAGAGATACTTTGTAGTTTTATCAAATTCCACTGGGAAAAGATATCGTCTTGAAAAAGAACTTCTTAAACCCTTAGCATCTGGGGAGAATGTAAGGAAATTCATTGTCATCCCATCAACCAAGTTACTCCTGTTCCCATATGAACCAGACAGCAGTGGAACTTACCATCTAATCCCTGAAGACACCTTCAAACGAAAATACCCTAACATATGGAAGTACCTTCTGGAGAATAGGGAAATCTTAGAAAATCGTGAAAGGGGCAAGATGAAGGGCAGGGCTGATTGGTATGGGTACATATATCCAAAGAATCTCGAAAAACACGTTATGGAGAAAATGCTTGTTCCAAGGCTAGTTAGCGACCTCAGAATAGCATATGATAAAGAGGGCAGATACTACGTGGATAATGTGGACGTTAATGAGATAATTCTCAAAGACAGAAGATTATATCCCTTAATCCTCGGCATCCTCAACAGTTCAGTACTCAACTACGTCTTCAAGCAGAACAGCGTCGAGTTTGCCAGTGGCTACTACTCGGCAAACAAGTAG
- a CDS encoding peptidylprolyl isomerase, with translation MTKVEKGDVIKLHYTGRIKETGEIFDTTDEEIAKKAGIYREDGVYGPVPIAVGAGHVIKGLDEALEGLEVGKKYEIEVPPEKGFGKRDRKLIKTFTLGQFRRQGIIPFPGMPVEIETEGGRKLKGRVLTVSGGRVRVDFNHPYAGKHLVYDVEIVEKIEDPIEKVKAMIELRLPRVDANKVIIEVGEKDVVVDFTPVKDEVDRATLALGEILLESDLKFLGYEEITFKPSVDELLKPPEAEEETETEEAAKTESTEVIGTEEKSEEAQEAVDEVEETEERSESKEAEKAEEKEEKPKKARDTKGRKTRRTTTKKTTSKKKAKATEEKSE, from the coding sequence ATGACCAAGGTTGAGAAGGGGGACGTCATAAAGCTCCACTACACCGGGAGGATAAAGGAGACCGGCGAGATTTTCGACACCACCGATGAGGAGATAGCGAAGAAGGCTGGAATATACAGGGAGGACGGCGTTTACGGACCCGTCCCGATAGCCGTTGGGGCCGGCCACGTCATAAAGGGTCTTGACGAAGCTCTGGAAGGACTCGAAGTCGGCAAGAAGTACGAGATTGAGGTTCCGCCGGAGAAGGGCTTTGGAAAGCGCGATAGGAAGCTCATAAAGACGTTCACCCTCGGCCAGTTCAGAAGACAGGGTATAATCCCCTTCCCGGGAATGCCCGTCGAGATTGAGACCGAAGGCGGAAGGAAGCTCAAGGGCAGGGTTCTGACCGTTAGCGGGGGTCGCGTTAGGGTGGATTTCAACCACCCCTACGCTGGCAAGCACCTCGTTTACGATGTTGAGATAGTCGAAAAGATTGAGGACCCGATAGAGAAGGTCAAGGCCATGATTGAGCTCCGCCTCCCGAGAGTTGACGCGAACAAGGTCATCATCGAGGTCGGTGAGAAGGATGTCGTCGTTGACTTCACCCCTGTTAAGGATGAGGTTGACAGGGCAACACTCGCCCTCGGCGAGATTCTCCTCGAGAGCGACCTGAAGTTTCTGGGTTACGAGGAGATAACCTTCAAGCCGAGCGTTGATGAGCTCCTCAAGCCGCCTGAAGCTGAAGAGGAGACTGAAACAGAGGAAGCAGCGAAGACTGAAAGTACTGAGGTTATTGGGACCGAAGAGAAATCCGAAGAGGCTCAGGAAGCCGTTGATGAGGTCGAAGAAACCGAAGAGAGGAGCGAGAGTAAGGAGGCTGAAAAGGCCGAAGAGAAGGAGGAGAAACCCAAGAAGGCCAGGGACACCAAGGGCAGAAAGACGAGGAGAACGACCACCAAGAAGACCACCAGCAAGAAGAAGGCCAAGGCCACCGAAGAGAAGTCTGAGTGA
- a CDS encoding ATP-binding cassette domain-containing protein, which produces MLVRGRVTGSEIPRFKHRWFGVLEVEAEGERYRIYMTGNVAQWFLSGDEVEIEIMGKPKEKEGFKVLDFDDYRLWKFYEGDKIPVWPLFEKEVEAKRYSPLTGELLYTYKIRAREAKYESDFEAIAELEQYHYASQKEKVALWRCENGHIFEANTKQNCPICGAESHILEIKGSTPASRFLILELVEREEYEPRILSYVRVDPPIPLMHRRLPNGEIEKNIREKVFPEEWFHPAFWPERIMRELYEELKRKYGKKRIARSYLWEKAKWKALAETNTAGARIARVVVHPDYRSDGLGQLSVRSALEWIAERRIPEMRKRKHIVETIAQMARYNPFFEKVGFKFLWETASGRPVLFYPLTEEAREYIERFLKEDPYAPEDGRLWRPSYGKVEPLKSPIIFKNVSKVFESELDIKGLPEEIQELLKAFGVRHRVIQRPVLRNLNFEIKPGELVAVVGASGAGKTTLLRLILGSANGWWEELFRPTSGKIEVPDNARVSVMIPGEFEPSFGSESILEHVYRKIKDLNAAVEVLNRAGLSDAVLYRAKYSELSTGQKERARIASLLAERPNLLLIDEFGAHLDTLTAMRVAKKVGEIIREAGITALIITHRPEVLKALDPDKVLFVGYGTAKLEAHSKSKNAEPSQ; this is translated from the coding sequence ATGCTAGTGAGGGGCAGAGTTACGGGTAGTGAAATCCCCCGCTTCAAGCACCGCTGGTTCGGTGTTCTGGAAGTTGAGGCCGAGGGCGAAAGGTACCGCATCTACATGACAGGCAACGTTGCCCAGTGGTTTCTGAGTGGGGACGAGGTTGAGATTGAGATAATGGGCAAACCCAAAGAGAAGGAAGGCTTTAAAGTTCTCGACTTTGATGACTACCGGCTCTGGAAGTTTTATGAAGGGGACAAAATCCCAGTTTGGCCCCTTTTCGAGAAGGAAGTTGAGGCAAAGCGCTACTCTCCCCTCACCGGTGAGCTCCTCTACACCTATAAGATAAGGGCCAGGGAAGCCAAATACGAGAGCGACTTCGAGGCGATAGCCGAGCTCGAGCAGTACCACTACGCGAGCCAGAAGGAGAAAGTGGCTCTATGGCGCTGTGAGAACGGGCACATCTTTGAAGCAAACACGAAACAGAACTGTCCAATCTGCGGTGCGGAAAGCCACATTCTTGAAATAAAAGGCTCAACCCCAGCCTCACGCTTCCTGATTCTTGAGCTCGTCGAAAGGGAGGAGTACGAGCCGAGGATTTTGAGCTACGTAAGAGTTGACCCGCCCATACCGTTAATGCACCGCCGTTTGCCGAACGGTGAAATCGAGAAAAACATCCGTGAGAAGGTCTTTCCTGAGGAATGGTTCCATCCAGCCTTCTGGCCTGAGCGGATAATGAGGGAACTCTACGAGGAGTTAAAGAGGAAATACGGAAAGAAAAGAATAGCCCGCTCCTACCTCTGGGAAAAGGCCAAGTGGAAGGCTTTAGCTGAGACCAACACCGCCGGGGCGAGAATAGCTAGAGTCGTCGTCCATCCCGACTACCGCTCCGACGGTTTGGGGCAGTTAAGCGTTAGGTCGGCCCTTGAGTGGATAGCCGAGAGAAGGATTCCCGAGATGAGGAAGAGGAAGCACATCGTTGAAACCATAGCCCAGATGGCGCGCTACAACCCCTTCTTTGAAAAGGTCGGTTTCAAGTTCCTCTGGGAAACAGCGAGCGGAAGGCCCGTGCTATTCTACCCGCTCACCGAAGAGGCTAGGGAATACATAGAGCGCTTTCTGAAGGAGGACCCTTACGCACCTGAGGACGGGAGGCTGTGGCGCCCGAGCTACGGGAAGGTTGAGCCCCTAAAGAGCCCGATAATCTTCAAAAACGTCTCCAAGGTCTTCGAGAGCGAGCTTGACATAAAAGGCCTGCCCGAGGAGATACAGGAGCTTTTGAAGGCCTTTGGCGTCAGGCACCGCGTTATCCAGAGGCCAGTCTTGAGGAACCTCAACTTTGAGATAAAGCCCGGTGAGCTGGTAGCGGTTGTTGGAGCAAGTGGAGCAGGAAAAACGACTCTGCTAAGGCTAATTCTCGGCTCGGCTAACGGCTGGTGGGAGGAGCTCTTCAGGCCTACGAGCGGGAAGATAGAGGTGCCCGACAACGCCAGGGTTTCCGTAATGATTCCAGGTGAATTTGAGCCGAGCTTTGGTTCCGAGAGCATTCTGGAGCACGTTTACAGGAAGATTAAAGACCTTAACGCGGCAGTTGAGGTTCTCAACAGGGCTGGATTAAGCGATGCCGTTCTCTACAGGGCAAAGTACAGTGAGCTGAGCACTGGACAGAAGGAGCGGGCGAGGATAGCGTCGCTTTTGGCAGAGAGGCCGAACCTCCTCCTTATAGATGAGTTCGGGGCACACCTTGACACCCTCACGGCCATGCGTGTCGCCAAGAAGGTAGGAGAAATAATCCGCGAAGCGGGGATAACGGCGTTGATAATCACCCACAGGCCAGAGGTTCTGAAGGCCCTTGACCCCGACAAGGTGCTCTTCGTTGGCTACGGAACCGCGAAGCTTGAGGCGCACAGCAAGTCGAAGAACGCCGAGCCGAGCCAGTGA
- a CDS encoding formate--phosphoribosylaminoimidazolecarboxamide ligase: MIISTIASHSSLQILLGAKDEGFRTRLYVKPGRKAFYSSTRLVDELVVTEDIGAILDDDGIVVPHGSFVAYLGLEAIERAKARFFGNKRFLKWETTFELQDKALDKAGIPRIEVIEPEEIEPNELYFVRLEGPRGGSRHFIALGGELGGKLEGIESNYRVERFIPGVYLYVHFFYSPVLGRLELLGVDERVVIADGNARWPVKPLPYTIVGNVGVALRESLLPKLYDYGLAFAEAMRKLEPPGIIGPFALHFAYDGEFKAIGFASRIDGGSNALHWYGRIYWEEPMSVGRRIAREIRLALKENRLEEVVT, from the coding sequence ATGATAATCTCAACGATAGCTTCCCATTCCTCTCTCCAGATTCTCCTTGGGGCCAAAGACGAGGGCTTTAGGACGAGGCTCTACGTGAAGCCCGGGAGGAAGGCCTTCTACTCTTCGACAAGACTCGTGGACGAGCTTGTCGTTACGGAGGACATAGGAGCGATTCTTGATGATGATGGAATAGTGGTCCCACACGGTTCTTTTGTGGCTTACCTCGGCCTCGAGGCGATAGAGAGAGCTAAAGCGAGGTTCTTCGGTAACAAACGTTTCCTTAAGTGGGAGACAACCTTTGAACTGCAGGACAAAGCACTCGATAAAGCGGGAATACCACGCATTGAGGTGATTGAGCCGGAAGAGATTGAGCCCAACGAGCTTTACTTCGTCCGCCTTGAGGGACCGAGGGGTGGTAGCAGGCACTTTATCGCCCTTGGAGGGGAGTTAGGGGGCAAGCTGGAGGGCATTGAGAGTAACTACCGTGTGGAGCGCTTCATCCCCGGCGTTTACCTCTACGTCCACTTCTTCTACTCACCAGTCCTGGGCAGGCTTGAGCTTTTGGGCGTTGATGAACGGGTAGTTATAGCGGACGGGAACGCCCGCTGGCCGGTGAAACCGCTTCCCTACACTATAGTGGGCAACGTGGGGGTTGCCCTTAGGGAGTCTCTCCTGCCGAAGCTCTACGACTATGGATTGGCTTTCGCTGAAGCGATGAGAAAGCTCGAACCACCGGGGATAATCGGCCCCTTTGCCCTCCACTTCGCCTACGACGGGGAGTTTAAGGCAATCGGCTTCGCCTCGCGGATAGACGGAGGAAGCAACGCCCTCCACTGGTACGGGAGGATTTACTGGGAAGAGCCGATGAGTGTCGGGAGGAGGATAGCGCGGGAGATAAGGCTCGCCCTCAAGGAGAACAGGCTTGAGGAGGTGGTGACATGA
- the mrtA gene encoding CPBP family archaeomyxosortase MrtA, which yields MEKSALLYLVLLPLSFAPWLISSTFWGHVAVVLFFYLALPLVISRALGFSREEVGLNQPGREGLKLFLILFVLSIPLSIYGATIPSMRNYYPVFHYSSLTTFLLGELGMGLIMLAHEAFYRGFLLFPLASKNEWLAIILQDVPYTIVHLGKPGIEVPYAFVAGIIFAKMDLKGKSFLPSFLLHWLGSAFFDLLCASSFAVP from the coding sequence ATGGAAAAGAGTGCCCTCCTTTATCTCGTTCTTCTCCCCCTAAGTTTCGCCCCCTGGTTAATCTCCTCCACGTTCTGGGGCCATGTTGCCGTTGTTCTGTTCTTTTACCTTGCGCTTCCCCTCGTGATTTCCCGGGCACTCGGCTTTTCTCGGGAAGAAGTCGGTCTGAACCAGCCGGGGAGAGAAGGGCTTAAGCTCTTTCTTATCCTCTTTGTTCTCTCGATTCCCCTCAGCATCTACGGGGCGACGATACCCTCAATGAGAAATTATTATCCAGTTTTCCACTACTCTAGCCTTACAACCTTCCTCCTCGGTGAGCTCGGGATGGGTCTGATAATGCTCGCCCACGAGGCCTTTTATCGGGGATTCCTGCTATTTCCCCTCGCCAGTAAAAACGAATGGCTCGCGATAATCCTCCAGGACGTTCCTTACACAATCGTCCACCTTGGAAAACCGGGAATTGAAGTGCCCTACGCCTTTGTGGCAGGAATAATCTTTGCAAAAATGGATTTGAAGGGAAAGAGCTTCCTGCCGAGCTTCCTCCTTCACTGGCTCGGCTCGGCGTTCTTCGACTTGCTGTGCGCCTCAAGCTTCGCGGTTCCGTAG
- a CDS encoding sulfide-dependent adenosine diphosphate thiazole synthase — MREVEISRAIIEAYFNDLLENLSLDVAIVGAGPSGMVAGYYLAKNGAKVAIFEKKLSIGGGIWGGAMGFNRIVFQEEAKEILDEFGINYRPFRNGLYVADAIETATTLASRAVKAGVKFFNMIEVEDLVVKENRVAGVVINWTPVMMTGLHVDPLTVEAKFVVDSTGHGAQISQHLLKRGMIERILGEGPMWAEKGEELTVKHTKEIFPGLYVTGMAANALAGAPRMGPIFGGMFLSGRKAAFEIIKKLR, encoded by the coding sequence ATGAGGGAGGTTGAGATAAGCAGGGCGATAATCGAGGCATACTTCAACGACCTTCTCGAGAACCTCTCGCTCGACGTTGCAATTGTAGGTGCCGGCCCCTCCGGAATGGTTGCCGGCTACTACTTAGCCAAGAACGGTGCAAAGGTGGCAATCTTCGAGAAAAAGCTCTCAATAGGAGGTGGAATCTGGGGCGGTGCGATGGGCTTCAACAGGATAGTCTTCCAGGAGGAAGCGAAGGAAATCCTCGACGAGTTTGGGATAAACTACAGGCCCTTCAGGAACGGCCTCTACGTTGCCGATGCGATAGAAACAGCAACAACCCTTGCAAGCAGGGCCGTTAAGGCCGGGGTGAAGTTCTTCAACATGATTGAGGTCGAAGATTTAGTCGTCAAGGAGAACCGCGTCGCCGGAGTCGTAATCAACTGGACGCCGGTGATGATGACGGGTCTTCACGTGGACCCCCTTACAGTTGAGGCGAAGTTCGTGGTCGATTCTACCGGTCATGGAGCGCAGATAAGCCAACACCTCCTCAAGCGCGGGATGATAGAGAGGATTCTTGGAGAAGGACCTATGTGGGCCGAAAAAGGAGAAGAGCTGACGGTGAAACACACGAAGGAAATCTTCCCGGGCCTGTACGTTACAGGCATGGCGGCGAACGCTTTGGCTGGAGCACCTAGGATGGGGCCTATATTCGGCGGGATGTTCCTGAGCGGTAGGAAAGCGGCCTTCGAAATCATCAAGAAGCTGAGGTGA